The sequence ACGCAATCTTCTTGTTGATCAGACTCAATTCGGCAGAATTGCCATTAACATATGCTATGGAAGACACCATCCGCAGAATTGGATGATGTACGGTATTAACGGAgcagaaattgttttcaatccATCAGCCACCGTTGGAGGTTTGAGGTTGTGCCTTTTTTCGTCCTCATATAGCGCCTAGATTTtagtttatttcattttaatagTGAACCTATGTGGTCTATTGAAGCCCGCAATGCTGCAATCGCCAACAGGTTTCGGAATTCCATATTCATAGTCTACTCACATTAcctacattttttatttttgtagctATTTCACGTGTGCCATAAATCGTGTTGGTACTGAAGTGTTTCCTAATGAATTCTCGTCAGCAGACGGTCGGCCAGCCCATCGCGATTTTGGACACTTCTATGGCTCAAGCTATGTTGCTGCTCCGGATGGCTCACGCACACCCGTTAGAACAAGCATTTCATTTGGTATTTACTAATGCTCTTTTGAATTACATTTTATCACGGTTGCAGGGCTTGTCCCGTGTAAACGACGGTCTCCTTGTAGCGGAACTTGATCTTAATTTATGTAGACAAGTAAAGGACAAATGGGGATTCAGGGTAAGAGAAAACTATAGTATAGCATGTCACCAAGCAgcaaaacttaaaaaatttattcacAGATGACGCAACGACTAGATCTTTACAGTCGATCGCTGGAGCGCGCAATTCAGCCTGACTTCAAACCACAAATTGTGCGAGAAACCGTGACTCACCAAAACTAATGCGAGTGAGGTATTAACGTGCAATGATGTCGAGCTTAGGATATGCCGGGACCAAAACATCGTATTCATCACAATTTTAGCGATGTATTAAGATAATGTCTTCATCAGTGCCGTGAGCTTGTCTTGCTTTCTCGAAGGAAGAAAATGTTAGGCAACAGAGCTctgtagtaataaaaaatagaatcaaaTGATATTATGCTTTTAATTAGGATGGAGATCTTATGCTGTTATCCAAGTACTATACCACTTTTAACAGCTGGATCTCTGTAATACAAGAGCTTTTTATTAGTATCAAATCCACAAATGACTATGTAGTGCCCTATAATGtagcaagagaaaaaatattggaGAAATATATGGAATTAAAAGATTTGCCTTGCATACCACTAAAAGGAAGTTGGGGTTTCAAAAGTGTCCTCATAAAATTTCCAAACTCTTTGACCAAAGATTTGCAAGAAACACATTCTAGTTGGTTAACATCTATAAGTGCTATAGCAACTCCGTTCTGCCTGATATGATGTATCAAgtcattgattttcagggaacCAGTCTCAATTGAAATGCCTTTAGATGCTGCAGCTGCAAATCTTTGGTTAACTCTTGCTTCATCCTTGATAAAAATAGAACACAGAGCTCTTATAATCAGGTAATTTTTTCCACTCCCAGTAATGGCTACACCTTTAGGATATAGCTATCATAGAACTTTTCCTGTGAAAAATTGGGATTCACACCCAAAGTTTTTGTGTAATACTTGATTTTTactgaaaaatgatttaatatGTAGCAAAGATCAATCGTCCATGTACTAGAGGAGAAATTTAAATAGTATAGGCTACAGCACTGATGAGTTTAAAATTAATTGACACAATCTAAGACAATTATTTCATACAAACCTCCTATTTTGGTATTCTTCTGGGCAAATTGTACTTAAATTTTGAAGCAAGTGCAGTGCTAAATTTTTTGACAAAACCATTTGAATGCATGCAAGCCCACAGTCCCAGTTTCTTGCCTGCTCAATATGAGGAAGTTCAATAATAAAAGCAtctgaaaattcaaaatagcaAAGAATATTGTAGTTGTCATGGACACAagacaatttttttagaaggTGTAACCTTTAAAAACCTAATCCTTTCAAGCTcaacattttaaaagaaactaTCCATTACCTGACTGTGTTTCTTGACTACAAATCATAAAGTCTTCCGAATGTTCCGATTTTTCGGTCATATtctattgattttcttttgaaaacttTTATCCAAAAATACTTTAGGTTATTCCTTTGTTTAAAATTCTCTAGCACAAAGTTATCACGCGATAAGCTGAATGAATGATAAAAATGTTGAaggaaatgataaaatattGCACGACCCACTTACCGCGTACACATTATCCCACAGCAGACGAGATTCATATTCACAACATTGCAGTCTGCTGTCAAGGCTCTTTAGTAGTGTTTGTAGTAGATGTGTACCAAACTGAAACCGCATTTTTAGTCATCAAATAACCCAAGACAAATGTAAAATATAATACTTTGACTTGCCCCTGGCGCTTATCTAATCCGAAGCTTTTTTTAGAGTACTCCTGGAAAGAGTAGAACATTGAAAGCCCAAATGAAAAGAATGTCGTGGACATTTCGAGTGccttttcaaaacataaagaaTTTCGTTGTTTCACGACCCCCTGCAGTAATATTTGCATTTTGCATCGCTTCGTTTAGTATACTTACCCTCTGTTTGTCACTATACATCAAACATACATCATCACCACTNNNNNNNNNNNNNNNNNNNNNNNNNNNNNNNNNNNNNNNNNNNNNNNNNNNNNNNNNNNNNNNNNNNNNNNNNNNNNNNNNNNNNNNNNNNNNNNNNNNNtttaaagttataattaaatcaaacacatctcaatcgacgtaacttttcattctgcgtcgaatggattcattcccagcgttctatctctaaccgttcaaaagttagcatttttaaaattttcaaagccatctagcggtcgcatttcaagttataattaaatcaaacacatctcaatcgacgtaacttttcattctgcgtcgaatggattcattcccagcgttctagcatatacggttcaaaagttagcatttttaaaattttcaaagccatctagcggtcgcatttcaagttataattaaatcaaacacatctcaatcgacgtaacttttcattctgcgtcgaatggattcattcccagcgttctatctctaaccgttcaaaagttagcatttttaaaattttcaaagccatctagcggtcgcatttcaagttataattaaatcaaacacatctcaatcgacgtaacttttcattctgcgtcgaatggattcattcccagcgttctatcatataccgttcaaaagttagcatttttaaaattttcaaagccatctagcggtcgcatttcaagttataattaaatcaaacacatctcaatcgacgtaacttttcattctgcgtcgaatggattcattcccagcgttctatctctaaccgttcaaaagttagcatttttaaaattttcaaagccatctagcggtcgcatttcaagttataattaaatcaaacacatctcaatcgacgtaacttttcattctgcgtcgaatggattcattcccagcgttctatctctaaccgttcaaaagttagcatttttaaaattttcaaagccatctagcggtcgcatttcaagttataattaaatcaaacacatctcaatcgacgtaacttttcattctgcgtcgaatggattcattcccagcgttctagcatatacggttcaaaagttagcatttttaaaattttcaaagccatctagcggtcgcatttcaagttataattaaatcaaacacatctcaatcgacgtaacttttcattctgcgtcgaatggattcattcccagcgttctatctctaaccgttcaaaagttagcatttttaaaattttcaaagccatctagcggtcgcatttcaagttataattaaatcaaacacatctcaatcgacgtaacttttcattctgcgtcgaatggattcattcccagcgttctatcatatacggttcaaaagttagcatttttaaaattttcaaagccatctagcggtcgcatttcaagttataattaaatcaaacacatctcaatcgacgtaacttttcattctgcgtcgaatggattcattcccagcgttctatctctaaccgttcaaaagttagcatttttaaaattttcaaagccatctagcggtcgcatttcaagttataattaaatcaaacacatctcaatcgacgtaacttttcattctgcgtcgaatggattcattcccagcgttctatctctaaccgttcaaaagttagcatttttaaaattttcaaagccatctagcggtcgcatttcaagttataattaaatcaaacacatctcaatcgacgtaacttttcattctgcgtcgaatggattcattcccagcgttctatctctaaccgttcaaaagttagcatttttaaaattttcaaagccatctagcggtcgcatttcaagttataattaaatcaaacacatctcaatcgacgtaacttttcattctgcgtcgaatggattcattcccagcgttctatctctaaccgttcaaaagttagcatttttaaaattttcaaagccatctagcggtcgcatttcaagttataattaaatcaaacacatctcaatcgacgtaacttttcattctgcgtcgaatggattcattcccagcgttctagcatatacggttcaaaagttagcatttttaaaattttcaaagccatctagcggtcgcatttcaagttataattaaatcaaacacatctcaatcgacgtaacttttcattctgcgtcgaatggattcattcccagcgttctagctctaccgttcaaaagttagcatttttaaaattttcaaagccatctagcggtcgcatttcaagttataattaaatcaaacacatctcaatcgacgtaacttttcattctgcgtcgaatggattcattcccagcgttctatctctaaccgttcaaaagttagcatttttaaaattttcaaagccatctagcggtcgcatttcaagttataattaaatcaaacacatctcaatcgacgtaacttttcattctgcgtcgaatggattcattcccagcgttctagcatatacggttcaaaagttagcatttttaaaattttcaaagccatctagcggtcgcatttcaagttataattaaatcaaacacatctcaatcgacgtaacttttcattctgcgtcgaatggattcattcccagcgttctatctctaaccgttcaaaagttagcatttttaaaattttcaaagccatctagcggtcgcatttcaagttataattaaatcaaacacatctcaatcgacgtaacttttcattctgcgtcgaatggattcattcccagcgttctagcatatacggttcaaaagttagcatttttaaaattttcaaagccatctagcggtcgcatttcaagttataattaaatcaaacacatctcaatcgacgtaacttttcattctgcgtcgaatggattcattcccagcgttctctatctctaaccgttcaaaagttagcatttttaaaattttcaaagccatctagcggtcgcatttaaagttataattaaatcaaacacatctcaatcgacgtaacttttcattctgcgtcgaatggattcattcccagcgttctagcatatacggttcaaaagttcaatcgacgtaacttttcattctgcgtcgaatggattcattcccagcgttctatctctaaccgttcaaaagttagcatttttaaaattttcaaagccatctagcggtcgcatttcaagttataattaaatcaaacacatctcaatcgacgtaacttttcattctgcgtcgaatggattcattcccagcgttctatctctaaccgttcaaaagttagcatttttaaaattttcaaagccatctagcggtcgcatttcaagttataattaaatcaaacacatctcaatcgacgtaacttttcattctgcgtcgaatggattcattcccagcgttctatctctaaccgttcaaaagttagcatttttaaaattttcaaagccatctagcggtcgcatttcaagttataattaaatcaaacacatctcaatcgacgtaacttttcattctgcgtcgaatggattcattcccagcgttctatctctaaccgttcaaaagttagcatttttaaaattttcaaagccatctagcggtcgcatttcaagttataattaaatcaaacacatctcaatcgacgtaacttttcattctgcgtcgaatggattcattcccagcgttctatctctaaccgttcaaaagttagcatttttaaaattttcaaagccatctagcggtcgcatttcaagttataattaaatcaaacacatctcaatcgacgtaacttttcattctgcgtcgaatggattcattcccagcgttctatctctaaccgttcaaaagttagcatttttaaaattttcaaagccatctagcggtcgcatttcaagttataattaaatcaaacacatctcaatcgacgtaacttttcattctgcgtc comes from Daphnia carinata strain CSIRO-1 chromosome 2, CSIRO_AGI_Dcar_HiC_V3, whole genome shotgun sequence and encodes:
- the LOC130685902 gene encoding protein GUCD1-like codes for the protein MTEKSEHSEDFMICSQETQSDAFIIELPHIEQARNWDCGLACIQMVLSKNLALHLLQNLSTICPEEYQNRSTWTIDLCYILNHFSVKIKYYTKTLGVNPNFSQEKFYDSYILKDEARVNQRFAAAASKGISIETGSLKINDLIHHIRQNGVAIALIDVNQLECVSCKSLVKEFGNFMRTLLKPQLPFSGHYIVICGFDTNKKLLYYRDPAVKSELCCLTFSSFEKARQAHGTDEDIILIHR